Genomic segment of Streptosporangium sp. NBC_01755:
ATCGGCCAGTCGAGGCCCTGAAGGTCGGACTGGGCGATGGCCTGGCGGTTGATACCCGTCGCCACGGCCCTGCGGACCCTCGGGTCGGACAGGACGGCGCTCTCGCCGTTCATCGTGATGTGCCGGAAGTCGGGTCCGGCCGCCTGCCGTACGATCGCGCCCGGGGTGGCCTTGGCGCGCGCGTAGTCGGGCGCGGACGGACCGATGTCGAAGGTGTCGAGCTCACCGTTGCTGAAGGCTCCGACCAGTGCGTCGCTCTCCAGGGAGCGGTAGATGATCTGGTCCAGCTTGGCCCGCTCTCCCCACCAGTGGTCGTCCCTGGCGATGGTGACGGTCTTGGCGGTCGGATCGAACGAGACGAACCTGAACGGGCCGGCGGTCACCGGGACGCGGTTCAGCCAGGCGTTGTTGAACGCCTCCGGGGTGGCGTTGGTGCTTCGGGGGTACAGCGGCGCGAACAGCGACTGCCAGTCACCGAAGGGTTTGGCGAAGGTCACCACGACCTGGTGGGCGTCCTTACCCCTGGTCACCTTCTCGATGTCCTGGTAGCCGGTGGTGCCGGCCACCCGGTAGTCGCCGTTGCGACCGTTCATCGCCTGCCACTGGGCACGGTAGTCCTCCCAGGTGATCTGGGTGCCGTCGGACCATTTGGCACGCGGGTCGAGGGTCAGTGTGACGACCTGCTTGGGGCCGTCCGAGGTGACCCTGCCCGCCGACAGGTAGTCGGTGTTCGGGGAGATCTGCCCCTTGGCGTCGGAGCGGAACGGCGAGGGCATGAGGGCGTCCATGACCTTCTTGACCGTCGCCAGGTTGCCGTCGACATGGTTGAGGTTCCAGTTGGACGGATACTCGTTGAGCCCCCAGCGGAGCACCCCTCCGTCCACGACCCGGTCACGGGCGACAGGGTTGACGTCGTAGGCCTTGATCGCCGAGGTGGACCCGCTCCCCGTCCCGCCCCTGCCATCGCAGCCGGTCAGAACCGGCGAGACCGCCAGGACCACGGCCAGCGCGGTGGCGAGCGCGCCCACGCGCCGGATCGATGTCACTGTTTTCCTCCCCGGAGGATACGACTGGGCGAACGGAAGGGCACTCGACTGGATCATCAGGCGTCGAGCCTCTCGGCGAAGTGACATGAGACTCCGTGGTCGTCTCCTAGCCGGCGCACCTGGGGTTCCTCGTCCACACAACGCCTTCTGACGGTCTCGTCGAGGGACCTGAACAGGGGGCAGCGGGTGCGGAAGCGACAGCCGGAGGGGGGATCGGCGGGGCTTGGCAGGTCCCCCTCCAGCAGGACGCGCCTCCTGGAACGTTCCATGATCGGATCCGGCAGCGGGATCGCCGACAGCAGTGCCCGCGTGTAGGGGTGCATCGGAGCGTCGTACACCCGGCCGACCTGCCCGATCTCGGCGATCCTGCCGAGATACATGACCGCGACCCGGTCCGCGACGTGCCGGACCACGGCCAGATCGTGCGCCACGAGCAGGTACGACAGGCCCAGGCGGGTCCTCAGCTCCTCCAGCAGATTGAGCACCCCGGCCTGGATGGACACGTCGAGCGCCGAGACCGGCTCGTCCAGCACGACCAGCCGGGGCTCCAGGGCAAGAGCGCGGGCGATGCCGATGCGCTGGCGCTGGCCCCCGGAGAAGTCCTGCGGATAACGGGCGGCGTGACCGGCCTCCAGGCCGACCAGGCCGAGCAGCTCGCGGACCCTCGGCCCAGGGTCACGGCTGCCGTGCGCGCGCAGTGGCTCGGCGAGAATGTCGTAGACGGTCATCCTCGGGTCGAGCGAGGCCAGCGGATCCTGAAAGACGACCTGCATGTCGCGCCGGACGGCCATCCGGTCACGGGCGCTCATCCGCGAGGTGTCGCGGCCCAGCACCGTGATCGCACCGCCCTGTGGTGCGGCCAGTTCGAGGATCTCCATCAGGGTGGTCGTCTTGCCGCAGCCCGACTCCCCGACCAGGCCGAGCGTCTCGCCTTCGCGGACGTCGAAGCTGACACCGTCCACCGCGCGGACCGTGCCGACCCGCCGCCGCAGGAGCCTCCCCTTCACCAGGGGATAGTGCTTGACCAGGCCGTCGACCGCCAGGACCACCTCACGCTCGCCACGCGGCCGTGGCCGCTCCCCGACGGGGGAAGCGGGGACGGAACCGGAGACCGGGCGGACCGCCGCCTCCCCGGCGATGGCACGCACA
This window contains:
- a CDS encoding ABC transporter ATP-binding protein, whose translation is MGAGPVLTAPVLEVRDLDVTFGPGPGAVRAVRGMGYAVRPGEVLGIVGESGSGKSVTSLAVMGLLPPHAHVTGSVRLRGQEILGAPERTLTTFRGKSISMVFQDPLSALTPVYRVGDQIAEAVRVHQRIGAEQAARRAVELLDLVGIPDAAQRARAFPHEFSGGMRQRVMIAMAMANDPDVILCDEPTTALDVTVQAQVLEVLKTAQRETGAAIVIITHDLGVVAGFVDRVLVMYAGRPVEVGSVDEVYYRTRMPYTMGLLGSIPRLDRGRERPLVPIAGNPPSPAALPPGCPFEPRCPIAVPACAEAEPEPVQVGSPGHLAACIRSGEIEAKGWSPAQVYGVRAIAGEAAVRPVSGSVPASPVGERPRPRGEREVVLAVDGLVKHYPLVKGRLLRRRVGTVRAVDGVSFDVREGETLGLVGESGCGKTTTLMEILELAAPQGGAITVLGRDTSRMSARDRMAVRRDMQVVFQDPLASLDPRMTVYDILAEPLRAHGSRDPGPRVRELLGLVGLEAGHAARYPQDFSGGQRQRIGIARALALEPRLVVLDEPVSALDVSIQAGVLNLLEELRTRLGLSYLLVAHDLAVVRHVADRVAVMYLGRIAEIGQVGRVYDAPMHPYTRALLSAIPLPDPIMERSRRRVLLEGDLPSPADPPSGCRFRTRCPLFRSLDETVRRRCVDEEPQVRRLGDDHGVSCHFAERLDA
- a CDS encoding ABC transporter family substrate-binding protein, which translates into the protein MTSIRRVGALATALAVVLAVSPVLTGCDGRGGTGSGSTSAIKAYDVNPVARDRVVDGGVLRWGLNEYPSNWNLNHVDGNLATVKKVMDALMPSPFRSDAKGQISPNTDYLSAGRVTSDGPKQVVTLTLDPRAKWSDGTQITWEDYRAQWQAMNGRNGDYRVAGTTGYQDIEKVTRGKDAHQVVVTFAKPFGDWQSLFAPLYPRSTNATPEAFNNAWLNRVPVTAGPFRFVSFDPTAKTVTIARDDHWWGERAKLDQIIYRSLESDALVGAFSNGELDTFDIGPSAPDYARAKATPGAIVRQAAGPDFRHITMNGESAVLSDPRVRRAVATGINRQAIAQSDLQGLDWPIVLLNNHFFMNTQEGYRDNAGEIGRYDPGAAGRELDDAGWKREGRIRRKDGRELNLRFVLPSSLQLTKSEAELVQDMLAQIGVGVTLQSVPTDDYFTKYIIPGNYDITAFAYMGTPFPVSSAYGQYADATRRPDDTGQWNANLGRIGSPQIDAAMNKATAALDAGRAIADTNAADKLIWQAVNVVTLYQRPQNVAVKSTVANFGARGFYDLRYQDIGFTR